The Poseidonibacter lekithochrous region TCAGATAGAATGAGAGAAATCTCTTCAGCTTTTGCGAATTCAAACTTTTCACATTTCCCAAGATTTGCTGGTAAATTAAATATTGCTACTATGACTCAATATGATAAAAACTTACCATTACCTGTGTTATTCCCAAAAGACACACCTAAAAATACTCTAGCGGAAGTAATATCAAATGCGGGATTATCTCAATTACATACTGCTGAAACAGAAAAATACGCGCATGTAACATTTTTCTTTAATGGTGGGGTTGAAGAGCCTATGTTAAATGAATCTAGAGTTTTAATTCCTTCACCTGATGTAGCAACATATGACTTACAACCTCAAATGTCAGCACCTGAAGTTGGAACTGCAGTTAGAACATCAATGGATGAAGAAACTGACTTTATAGTTGTAAACTTTGCAAATGGTGATATGGTTGGACATACTGGTGTTTATGAAGCAGGTATTAAAGCTGTTGAAGCTGTTGATTATGAGCTTAGACAAATTATTGAAAAAGCAAAAGAAAAGGGTTACAATCTAATTTTAACATCTGATCATGGTAACTGTGAAATGATGAGAGATGAAAATGGTAATAAATTAACTAATCATACAGTAGGAGATGTTTACTGTTTTGTAATGTCTGAAAATGTTTCACAAGTTAAAGCAGGAAGTTTAAATAATATTGCGCCAACTGTTTTAGAATTAATGGGATTAGAAGTTCCAAGTGAAATGGATTCTAGTCTTATATAAAGCATTCATATGAATAAAATTGATATAAAAAAACTTGAAATTAAACATAATGGTAATACATTAGTTAATTTATCATTTAATATATCAAACTCTACAGCATTAATTGGGGAGAGTGGAAGTGGAAAGTCTTTAACATTAAAGGCTTTACTAAATCTTCTCCCTAATACACTAGATGCAAATAAACAAATAGATTCAAGTTTTACTTTAAATTCTGAATCTATAGGTTTTATTCCACAAAATCCTTTTACTTCTCTCTCACCAATGACAAAAATAGATAAACAATTTTTTTGTGATGATAAAAGAAAAGAAGAAGTATTAAAACTTGTTGATTTAGATACTTGGGTATTAAATAAATTCCCAAATCAATTAAGTGGAGGACAAATACAAAGAGTTATTATTGCAATTGCTCTAAGTAAAGACATCAAATTCTTATTACTTGATGAGCCAACAACTGCTTTAGATATTCAAAATAGAAATAATATTATAGGGTTGATTGATCAATTAATAAAAAAATTAAATATTTTAATTCTTTTTGTTACACATGACATAGAATCTATTAAAACATTATGTGAAGAAATTATCATTATTAAAGATGGTAGTATAGTTGAAATGGGAAAAACTGAAGATATTTTAA contains the following coding sequences:
- a CDS encoding ATP-binding cassette domain-containing protein — translated: MNKIDIKKLEIKHNGNTLVNLSFNISNSTALIGESGSGKSLTLKALLNLLPNTLDANKQIDSSFTLNSESIGFIPQNPFTSLSPMTKIDKQFFCDDKRKEEVLKLVDLDTWVLNKFPNQLSGGQIQRVIIAIALSKDIKFLLLDEPTTALDIQNRNNIIGLIDQLIKKLNILILFVTHDIESIKTLCEEIIIIKDGSIVEMGKTEDILNNPKHTYTKTLINSTFKNKTFRT